A genomic region of Candidatus Dormiibacterota bacterium contains the following coding sequences:
- a CDS encoding AAA family ATPase: protein MSGLPEGTLTFMLTDLVGSTRAWESAPAAMREAMARHDRIVDRCLQQHHGTEVPSGRAGDSILAVFSRAANAATGALSLQRDFAAERWPAEVTLEIRVALHSGEAELRQGQYHGQVLNRCARLLATCHGGQVLLTGATEQLLVDELPPRAELRNLGFHRLKDLTRPEHVFELVDADHPREFPPIRSQRPATNLPTQLTAFIGRDGELRQLRELHARSLTLTGPGGSGKTRLALELASELVAEHADGVWFIELGPVSGPHLVPQAVADTLHLKEQASRRLADTLADHLRERKSLLVLDNCEHLVDAVAELTVELLKECKQLNVLATSREPLRVPGEMTWRVPPLGRDEAVRLFADRATAHEAGFRISDDNVDAVVRICECVDRIPLAIELAAARVPVMPLDEILSRLEKSFGLLTAGSRTTVSRQQTLRATLDWSYELLADPEKLLFRRLSIFAGRFMLDAAEAVCSDDRLTPDAVLDLLGRLVDKSMVTLDSGRYRCLETIRSYGRQRLEDTGKLDALQAQLGTYLIGLAQAREPGQLADWLDRVEAAYDDVSATLAWSQTVDPELGMRLAVALHIYWQLRGHASEPRQFAEAILARTSLDFPFRPAALHLAGAFAYLQGDFASARKRIDEAVTEARAAGDSLTVLLALERSGLMAAAAGDLTTSEEALNSALDLARELRDQASEASILHQLGLRASQKPDLPAARTLLEQSLAVRRALGRSDEASMPLTFLAAVALLQSDAVTAQRCIIESLEIGRALRDRRAAWSLDVLACLTTREGNLERALQLGGAGSAMHEASGNTPPAPWEAFVSPHMQLARSGLDPDVARTTWEAGRAMAFDEALDFALAVTIAPVGIGANWRS, encoded by the coding sequence ATGTCGGGGCTCCCTGAGGGCACCCTCACCTTCATGCTCACCGATCTGGTCGGCTCGACCCGGGCGTGGGAGTCCGCCCCTGCGGCCATGCGTGAGGCCATGGCCAGGCACGACCGTATCGTGGACCGCTGTCTGCAGCAACACCACGGTACCGAGGTCCCAAGCGGGCGGGCCGGAGATAGCATCCTGGCCGTCTTCTCGAGGGCGGCGAACGCGGCGACGGGTGCCCTCTCGCTGCAGCGCGACTTCGCCGCGGAGCGATGGCCAGCGGAAGTGACCCTGGAAATCCGGGTGGCGTTGCACAGCGGGGAGGCTGAGCTGCGGCAAGGCCAGTATCACGGTCAGGTTCTCAACCGCTGTGCGCGGCTGCTGGCGACCTGTCACGGCGGCCAGGTCCTGCTCACCGGTGCAACCGAGCAATTACTGGTGGACGAGTTGCCCCCGAGGGCCGAGCTCCGAAACCTCGGATTCCATCGCCTGAAAGACCTCACACGACCAGAGCATGTTTTCGAGCTCGTCGACGCCGACCATCCACGAGAGTTTCCGCCAATCCGTTCCCAGCGGCCGGCCACCAACCTCCCGACTCAGTTGACGGCCTTTATCGGCCGTGATGGCGAGCTGCGGCAACTCCGCGAACTCCACGCGCGGTCGCTCACCCTCACCGGACCAGGTGGGTCAGGAAAGACGCGGCTGGCTCTCGAGTTGGCGAGCGAGTTGGTGGCGGAGCACGCTGATGGCGTCTGGTTCATCGAGCTGGGACCGGTCTCGGGGCCGCACCTTGTGCCTCAGGCGGTCGCGGACACCCTGCACTTGAAGGAGCAGGCCAGCCGAAGGTTGGCGGACACGCTGGCAGACCATCTGCGAGAACGGAAGTCGCTCCTGGTCCTCGACAACTGTGAGCACCTCGTTGATGCCGTCGCGGAGTTGACCGTGGAGCTGCTCAAAGAATGCAAGCAACTCAACGTCCTGGCGACAAGTCGGGAGCCGCTGAGAGTGCCCGGAGAAATGACCTGGCGGGTGCCGCCCTTGGGACGCGACGAAGCGGTGCGTCTGTTTGCCGATCGCGCCACGGCCCACGAGGCGGGGTTTCGAATCAGCGACGACAATGTCGACGCGGTCGTCCGGATCTGTGAATGCGTCGATCGGATCCCACTGGCCATCGAGCTGGCCGCCGCCAGAGTTCCAGTCATGCCCCTGGACGAGATTCTCAGCCGGCTCGAGAAGAGCTTCGGACTACTGACGGCGGGGAGCCGGACGACCGTCAGCCGGCAGCAGACCCTGAGAGCAACCCTCGACTGGAGCTACGAGCTGCTTGCCGATCCCGAAAAGCTCTTGTTCCGACGTCTTTCGATTTTCGCCGGCCGCTTCATGCTGGACGCGGCAGAGGCCGTGTGCAGCGACGACCGCCTCACACCCGACGCCGTCCTCGATCTCCTCGGGCGGCTGGTTGACAAATCGATGGTCACGCTCGATTCCGGGCGCTATCGCTGCCTTGAAACGATTCGGAGTTACGGTCGCCAACGGCTCGAGGATACGGGCAAGCTGGATGCGTTGCAGGCGCAGCTGGGCACGTATTTGATTGGGCTTGCCCAGGCTCGCGAGCCAGGCCAGCTGGCCGATTGGCTCGATCGCGTCGAGGCTGCCTACGATGACGTGAGCGCCACTCTGGCGTGGAGTCAAACGGTCGATCCGGAGCTCGGGATGCGGCTGGCCGTCGCCCTCCATATCTACTGGCAGCTGCGCGGTCACGCGTCGGAACCCCGCCAGTTTGCGGAGGCCATCCTGGCGCGCACATCGTTGGACTTTCCCTTTCGCCCTGCCGCGCTGCATCTGGCTGGAGCGTTCGCCTACTTGCAAGGCGACTTCGCGTCGGCCCGGAAGCGGATCGATGAAGCGGTGACGGAGGCCCGAGCCGCCGGGGACTCGCTGACCGTGTTGCTCGCCCTCGAGAGGTCAGGGTTGATGGCAGCGGCGGCAGGCGACCTGACGACTTCGGAAGAAGCGCTCAATTCGGCGCTGGACCTTGCCCGCGAGCTTCGAGACCAGGCCAGTGAAGCCTCGATCCTTCACCAGCTGGGTCTACGCGCCAGCCAGAAACCAGATCTGCCCGCCGCCCGCACGCTTCTCGAACAGAGCCTTGCCGTGCGCCGGGCCCTCGGCAGAAGCGATGAAGCGTCGATGCCGCTCACCTTTCTCGCTGCCGTGGCCCTCCTTCAGTCCGACGCGGTGACCGCGCAGCGCTGCATCATCGAGAGCCTGGAGATTGGACGCGCCCTTCGAGACCGCCGTGCGGCCTGGTCACTTGACGTTCTCGCCTGCCTGACGACGCGCGAAGGCAACCTGGAGCGGGCGCTCCAACTGGGCGGTGCCGGTTCGGCCATGCACGAAGCGAGTGGGAACACACCGCCGGCGCCATGGGAGGCCTTCGTCTCGCCTCACATGCAGCTCGCGCGGAGCGGCCTGGATCCCGACGTGGCTCGCACGACGTGGGAGGCGGGGCGGGCCATGGCCTTCGACGAGGCGTTGGACTTCGCCCTGGCTGTAACGATCGCGCCCGTGGGAATTGGCGCCAACTGGCGCAGCTAA